The Coffea arabica cultivar ET-39 chromosome 10e, Coffea Arabica ET-39 HiFi, whole genome shotgun sequence region ATTTGTCTAGGTATCCATTTCATTACCTTTTCTTGTAAGTACTTGTTAGCTGCCTTCAGTATTCCCTCCTGCAATTGAGAAAGCAGAACTTCCATTACTTCTACCTGAGTTTTGATCGTGGTATGCTAATCCTTCATGGAACTAACTATTCAGAAAAAATTCGTCTCTGTCTTGGTTCCACTTTTACGATATTTTTACAAGCAAGGACTAAAATCTCTTGAATCCATCATTTTCATGTGAATAACTAATTAGTACAATAATTCAGATTGTATGACTAAAACTCATGATAAGTAGATatacaaagaaaaatggatacTAGTGGGAAatgagacccaaaaaaaaaacttaggatGCTTGTGGAatatgagaagaaaaaaagaaaagaatgaaaccGAGGAGATATGGAGTTAGCCCTCAAAGTTTTCTTTATGTTTCTCTCCCTCGTCTTAAAGATCAACCTTTCATCCTAGCTACTTCAGGTCTAATTGGGCAAAGATGGAATTTAGTTCAGTAATTATTGTCTACTGTTATTCCTTTCCCCTTTCCAATCTCGTTTCTTCTTTAACTTTTTTCATTCAGTTCCCAGTAGTTGCAAGGCTTAAGCTTAATTACGGGATTTTATGTGCTATTAgcattttttttagtgtaaatgaAAGATTTCGAAATCGAAAACTTCCATCTatactgaaaaaaatacacctgaaaaaaatacacataaaACCTGTAATTAAGCTTAAGCCCCAAAACCACATCATGCATTCATAATTTTAACCTCTCGGGCTCTAAATCATACCGAAAGTTGGAAACCAGCACAATTTGACCATTTCACTTACCCTTGCAATTACTGTTGTGGGCCATGACAAACTCTCTCAGGGTTTAGAAGGTGTATAAAGacaaagaaaatcaaataaagaagaatGAGAAGGAAAGATAAAGATAAAAGGAAGGAATTCGGATGATTACCCATAATCTAGAGCTGAATCTAGTGGTTCTGTAGGCGTAAAGTGGTGCGTGCATACACAGTGGATTGAAGGCCGAAAGGCAGAATATTAAACTTTGCGGACAATGTTGAGatgccttatatatatatatatatatatatgtggatAATCTTTTATATACTAACATTCttttatatacaaaatttgatgtttaaatttaaattcagatgATGTGATATTTATCCAACCTTGTCAATATAAACACTAATagtgtaggaaaaattaatcctatatatatatgtatgtatgtatatgtatatgtgtatgtgtatgTAAATGGATGCTTGATGTTTTGAAGAAGTGCTACAAATAGATCACTTACTAGAATTTGGTACTTGGCCCCAAAAATTTCTGCAACTCATACAAGTTCACAAGACAAATTCTAGGAAACATATTcttttccaaatcttttcttttaatGTTTGCTAATTGGTTCAATTAAATGATGTCCAAACCACTGATCCCCCTCAACTAAAGCAAGAGAAGCAAAAACCACAAATAAATAAAGGGTTAATCACACTTTAGCCCCCTGAACATTTGGGGTAGTCATACTTTAATACCGCCAAATTTGACTATAAAAAGAGTACATCTTTTCTATGTTCAAATTTGAATACTATTAAAAGCACATTAGAGTTTTAGGTAATTAATTTCTGTTGTAAGGTAAAAAACGTATGCTACCTAAGTTTGCATTTTGGACAATAATAGAAGGTAAAAAATGTCATTAATTATAATCAGTGTTTGGaaggcttttttttcctaacgTTTGACCAGTTTTCATCTAGGTAAAGTGTATATTTTCAAGGTTGAAGGTGATAAAGTGTGGCTACTCCCAAAACTCAGAAAGGCAAAGTGTAATTAACTCTAGAAAAAGCAAATTAATAAAGTTGGTTATATTAATGTTTTTCCTGGCATTCAATTTCAGACAACACGAGAAcatattttgaatttgaaaagataaaagagaaAATCGTTTTTTGTAACCCCACATTTAAAGCAATCAAAATATGTTTTAGGCAATTCTGGTGTTAGTTGTTTAATATTACTTCTTATAGTAAATCAAacggttttattttcttttgtaacCAAGAAATGGTTATGTAAAGATTTCATAATACACAAATTCTTCATAAGAATCACAATTAATTATCGATCAAAATTTGGAATGAGAGATAAATTCTAGGTACCTTATTCTTCAGTAACTGGATCTCTTGAAACATGATATCCATCTGAACatgacataaaaaaaaaagtaatcaaTTATTAAGTTCAGTTCTGCTATTCATGATGCATGCTGTTCAAATTCTATTTGCCTATGGAAATGTATGACATTTACCTTTGCCGAACGTATATGATATATCCAAGTTTCGAGGTGTTTCTCGAGTACATCCAGTTCATCTAAGGTCATTGTCCCAGCTCCTCCTCCAGACATGTACCTAGAGAAATGGTTCCACAATTGTTCATCGAACCCAATGTAGATAAGTTATGCATGCCTGTGCATATTTAAAAGCACATTGTTCACTTATCTTAACCTAGATTAATATATGTCCATTATCCTATCAAGCATACAAgtcaaaatcatgaaatctgcATAAGAAAAATTGATGAGACACCTAGATAGAACCTTTCTACAGAAGAATAATACATTTTAGTAGACTCGTATTAGAAAGGAAAGGATTAGTACACAGTTAATTGAGTCTGTTTCTCTACCTGTGTCTACAATAGTATACATTTCAGGTGAAGTTTCAAAACTAGTCCCTAAGCATTGCATGAAACTTTATTTCTATGCGTTGTCTTTAAAATGAACTTAATTTGGTTCTTGAACCCTTGAAGGGTTTCAGCTTGGCCTTCCGGAGGATTTCCATTGATTGTTTAGCAGTCTACCATGATCTAACAATGGCAAGCTGACTTTTGCGTGTGAACAAGTGAATTTAGAGGGGTTTCTTTTCCCTTTAAAGCAAACTTTTGTGTTCAACTAATGTGTGCATACTAGGTACTAACTAGCTCAAAGGGGTCATATatgttacatttttttaaaaagataaAGTTAAATATGGAAAGCGTATAAATATAATAAGAGGAAATAAATATACGTGAATATGTATGTGCATTTAAATAGTAAATTAAGTCTAACTTAGATGTTTTAACCAGCAGCTAATAATAAGTTTCTGGTTGGTTATAAATACGGCATCAGGATAGCTTAAGCTGtgcataaaataaaaagaaaccaTTACATAggttttttgaccaaaagacaGCTACTTATAAATTGTAAATTCAACTACATATGAAGAGAGAAGAATTTACTTTACCTTAGACTTTTCTGGAGGACTTCAATCTCTTGCTTTAGCTTGCTTATCTCGTCTTTTGGGTCCTACAGCATATATTTATGCTTATTCCACAAATCTAAGAGATACTTCAACTTTTTCcaacttcaatatatatatcTTCCAAAGGGAagcatatttttacaaaaatatgtTATAAATGCCCTATCTAGGATATGCTTTGGCTCAGATAAACAGAAGTGATGAACAGCCAATAATCTGTTACTTATTTATAGAACATAAAATTGAATTCATGCGAGTTTCTTAATTATAATTTCAACATAAAAAATGAAACTAATTATTGACAAGAAAACgaaactaaaatcaagaagttAGGCAGTTAATTTGGCTAGTGAATTACCAAAAATGAAAGTAATATTGACAACTAGGGCAATGAATTTGCCTAGTGAAATTGTCATTCTCCACATACCTCATAGCCCTAATGCCCTACAGTAAGTAATTCAACAATATATTCCAAcaactttatttttttgggtacaCCATCATTTGTAGTACGTTGAGGGAAGAAACCAGGATATATATATGTAGTTGTCACTATATTCTTCTCACTCTTACTTGGTTGgttagataaaaaaaatataccACCACAACCTCAGCAAGATATTGACTCCTATTTAATTTGAATATATAGGAGCAAGAAGAAAGCATATAGGAGTAATGTggtggcattttttttttactatcttaagctcttttattttgagaatcgtgattaattttttttaaatttaaatctgTTTTCATACACGTAGCTCTCACCGACTAGCAAGCCAAGTTGTCAATAATTTCTTCCACAGTTATATGAAGCTTCCTAATTATGATCTTTATCTCTCTATGTATTAAATAATTCGAATAACTGGTTTTCCAGTCAAAAAGACAGGAAGCAGGATGATTAATTGGATCAACATTGGATGTTAGCATTGATAAACAGCACATAAGCTAAGAATGGTTTACATTTTTTCACGTAATTAAGGGAGACATAAAGCAGACCATAAAGTTCTGTCTCTAAAAAGTTGCCTAAAGAGTGTGACAATTCTGCTACCTGTCTTGGCTGTATTGATGTAAATAAAATTTACTGTTACCATGAAAACGAAAGCTAGAAGCAGCATCAGATTCTTAACACACAAATtcaaaccaaaataaaataattttagacAGAATCGAGATGATGAGCATTCAGTTACAACTCACAGAAAGTTGCATATTCTTGCGACCACCAAAACGTTATGGAATAGGCAGAGGGGATATATGCACGCAAAGAGAAAAAATAACTCAGCCAACACGTGGAAGGAATATGCATACCAGAGGTTCCTTTTCTTTGGCTTGCTCAGCCGGAGCTCTTCCCCGGCAAGTCTTGCCGTACTTGTCAATCAAGCCTTGCATGGTTCTTTAGcaacaaaacaaagaagaaaggtgggaaaaaaagaaaaagaaaacaattaactATTAAGGAATATTCTACCCAAAAACAGGTCAATAtacacatgcatgcatgcaagCATCTGCATTTCTAGCCTAAGTTGTTTGCACAAATCAACAGCCTCTAGTCTTGTATCCTACTTTTGGTGTCAATTCAATGTctatattttctgatttattgataCGTGTGAATATGCTATATTGTCTATTCATGATAGTATTtcatataaaagtgaaaaatgatgagaAAATAAAGAGTGGAATAGAAATTGGTACAGAATAAAACTccaaagtcaagaaaatgtctACTATTTAAGAATCAAGGCAATACGTCTAAGCTATATTTTGTGCAATCAACCTAATCTAGGATCGATTCAGAGGCTAGAAAATTTGCACGAGAGAGAtaaggggaagagagagagaccCTTTGGTGGCTAGTTCATAAAGCTTTCCATGAGCGGAGAAAATGACGACGCCAATTTCAGCATCGCACAGCACAGAGAGCTCCTTAGCCTTCTTAAGAAGCCCTGCACGACGCTTGCAGAAGGTAACTTGCCTGTGAACAGGGTTCTCGATTTTCTTCATCTGAATCTTTCCACGAGCCATATTTTTTTATGTATCAACTGATTTTCAACCCCTCTTTCTACCGTTTTCCTTGTGAAATTTTTGTTCTTGTCTGCTGTTTTTGGTTGCAGTTTCTGCAAACAACCTCCCACTAGTTTGAACTAGCTTCGAGATTGCCGCGCTCTCTCCCTCTCGTCCTCAGCTGCGACTAAAACAACTCTCAAATCTTCCTCTAGATGGCTTCCAACTTTATAAACATCCTCTCTGGATTCTTGTTTCTCTCTCCAtaataataaaatcaaaaagGCAAGGAAATGTCACTGGCAGGcaactttattttttattagcaAAGCTAGTTTTATGCTTTAGAACCTCTTATTTTATATACTCTAGTCAGTACTCAGTATACTATTTACTTGCGGACATCTGAATACTTATGTAATGGCAAATTAGCTCTTGCCACTTGGTGCATCCATTGGATACTAAAGGTGATTTGATCGTGTCTTTAGACTTGAAAAGACATATCACAAAGCACTCTTATTGAGTATTCTACTCCTGTACGATGTTATGCAACTATGTGATTGGGCATTTGAGGCGAGGTTTAGTGTTGCAAAAGCATACAAATACACGAGTCCACCTATTAAAAGCAATTGAAAATCATGATATCTTTAATCGATAAACATAACTATAAAATCTTTAAAATGAAAGAGTTGGattatcttttaatttatttctatAGTTAAGCCATATGACTGCTAAGTATAAACTTTTCGTGTATGTATATATAGTTTATCAACTCATTAAGATTAAACTGACTTAATTGTTAAGacttttaaatattaaatgGTTGCACGCATATTTGATCAACTTCTTCATACTGGTTTACGCGTCTGAAATATCATATGTACATTTCAAAAAAGGTAtatatatttaactaaattttaACGATATGTGATATCAAGAACCTTTAAATTTCGGAGAGAAAGAATATAATTGAGAGATTTTATATTCGAAACCTACCACTtatactataaaaaaaaaatagcatttAGAATTCTATCACGGTTCAACAAATAAACCAAAACGGATAAGAGTAAAGATTCAATAATCATAGCACAAACTAATTATAGGGTTACACTGATATGTATAGCACAAACTTCTATAAATTATTTAGCAGCACTACATTTGAAACTTTCTCATCACTGCCCTCAAGGGATAAGATTACAATTGAACCATAAGTAACGTTTTGGGTTCGGCATTTGAGACTTCTTATAGCGGGATGTGATGTAATATTGTAATTATATTAATTGTTTAAGTACATGATTAGCATATTATGTATCTATGATTGGCTAATTCTCTTCAATTCCAACTCGAAACTCTATATTTTCATATAGTGATGAACCAAATCTCGATGACGGACCTTAAAAAACCTATACCATACGGGCTTAACATATGATCCAGCAGAAGACTAATTATTGTTCATTGCTCAATCCTCAAAGCCTGGAGACTTAAAATGTGCATAGATCTGTGGTATCATGTGTGACCATCCAGTCCACAGCTGAGCAAATGGCTTCATGTAGGCCATGTCATAGTCTACTCAGCAAGCGATTGCTTTTTCATGTGCATCCCCACTCTTGTCTCTAGATGAACCAATTAGCTGCCCACCTTAGTGTGCTTTTGTATTCTGCTTTTGCTATAAAGTTTTCATGTTCCGAAACAGTGCCCTTTTTGGTTATAAACAAATCAGTGAACGGTCAGCTCAGCTTCCTCCACTCCCCATCTTATATTTGAAGCAAGAATCTTGTCAAATCAAACTCCAATCAACTAGAAAACCTTAACGAGGTCTCCTGTTGACATCTAGAGATCATTTACTGAATGGAAAGAGGTTTCCATGTAGCCACGTGGATATTCCCTAGAGATGATGACACGTGGAGGCTTACCTTGGTTTTGTTATGTAGAAAGCTTAGATTCCAAATATATTGCTAAAACACAAGTGGGATACTGGGGGTTTAAAGTAACATGATTACTAGACACAAAGAACAACTCCAACTAATTTTTATGCTTTTGAGTGGCTAATGGGAGGGTTCATGTTGATCATCAGAAGATCTCACCAATATGGTGGCAATGGACAAATAGCAGAAGGCCATATGATTGTTTAAAGAATCAACATGCAAGTTGTGTGACTATTAAACCGGCATGCAAGTAGATTTTGAACACGCGGTTAAAGAATTTAATATAACACTGTTTCAAAAGGGACTAGCTAGCATGTTTATTTCATAAATGCACTTTTTCGCAGCACGAATTTGCTACAAATGATGGAGGCAATTCTTGCAGGCTATGTGTTTtaagttttctttttccatgttATTTCTCAGTTTAGTTGTCACAGATGGTGAAGGCAAATTATTTTACGCTGTTCATTTTCCCACGTTTACAGGTAATTCAAACTAATTCACATTCCTTCTTGATTAACGAATTCCTGCAAGTGCGCAGGATCGATCGTAGTAATAAAATTATCTAAAGTAGTTTAGGGGTCGAACCCATAAGAACGAATTAATTTCCATTACTTTAATTATtatagaaaaataataaaattcaaaggatttatttttaactaattaaagaagaaaatagaTAATCAAATCTAATAAATAAAGGTAAGAAAACAATTGGCAAAAACTAGGATTTCAGATTTTGATCTAGAATTTGAATTGATTATCTAGTTAATTTCCTAACATGCCAAGAACGGATCACACGTAAGTATCTTAGATTATCTCTCGATATATCTAAGTTGTGCTTAATTAAATCTCACGTCTCTTTTAAGATCATAAGTATTTAATTAAACCCCTTAAAATCTTAGGTGATATAATTACGTCAGACAAACCCTAATTTAGTCTCATGATTAGACTAAATATGTTTATTTATCTAATGCACGATTATATATTCCTTCTCAGTTCAATTCAAACCCTAAGAGCACGTCTATAGTGGCCAAAAACATGTAATTAAatcaaggcaaaagttaagaaTTTAACTAAGATAAATAATCAAATCTCCTtcacaaaaccctaaccctgaaAACAATTTAGTTCAATATATGCATAATTAAAagcaagaattcaagaaacaacaacaataatattggagaataaagtaaagaaaacttCTCAGTTGTCCTGCTTCAATCCCCATGTTGGTTGCTTCTTGGTTCTTCCACCTCTTCTtcttgatctctcaagaaaaTATGTAGGAAGAATGAACTAAAGTTTAACCATGTGTTTTCTCCTCTAAAAACAATCTAGAGAACCCCTATTTATAATTTCTTGAAGATATATCCCAAATGAAGTAGGAATAGACTTTATTGGAGTTGAAAAATCACGTTTTTGCACAATTTTCCAATAATGTCCGGCCAATGTCCAAACTCAAACCACAAAAGAATCTAAAGATGTCTGATGTGAAGTCCAATTTGATGATAGGTGCCGGTCATGGATCTGCGCATGAATCATTTTTGAAGCCAAATTACACAATGAAGGAGGCCTAATCAACTCTTGttcgaaacatgaaagttgtagacatttgaattagctttccaatgccacaAGAATCATATCATATGGAGGTATGGACACTGATATACACCTAAAATACTGAGAATTAGTCGTAAGAATATTGCAATGCAACTATATTTCAATAATTTGGACTTTTGACATTGAAAACGTGAGAAACAAACTTTAATGTTTCATAAGAATTGTAGAGCATTATCTTAGGTTCAAACTGaatcaagaatcatcttaatttgattttgatagcTCAAGTTATCGCCAAAATATGAAAATATGTCAATTCTACCAAATCCCTTTCTCttaactttttccttttccattgcTTCTTCGCGTCATGCTTTTAGTTCATTTTCTCTCTAATTGAACTTTTCAcctattaaaataatataagaacaaaatcaaGTAGTTTTCATTCATAATAAAGCTCAGGCAACATAGTTAATTAGCAACTTATGCATATAAATGCACTATATTTTACACCATATCACTTCTTGAACACGTATGAACTTTTTAGTTTCTCTTCAAGTCATTAGGACTGCAGTTTCTCGTATTATTGATGGAGTGGCTCAATTTGCAATTTGGTTTTATGCTCGCATATAGCCTAGGGGTGTAATCGAGCcgaatcgagctcgagtattgctatactcgagctcgactcgactcatatacaccaaagctcgagctcgactcaagCTCGAGCGAGCCCAAAAAATCGATACTCGAGACTCAACTCGAAAAATTTCCTTTAGGCTCGAGGCTCgaaaattttttccattttaggtctttttacaattatgttATTACTTTTTTGCCATTATAGGATTTTATTATAAAGAAGGATATATTGTAAATTTCATATAACTTATACCCATaatggtcattttataattataatacatatatattatttaaattataaatatattatttaaataactccggctcgtcgagctactcgactcgactcgagctGGGCTATTTCgactcgaaactcgactcgattttCATTTGAGTTACTCGAAACTCGGCTCGAACTCGGTCAACCCGAGTTCGAGCCGAGTCGTTgaccgagctactcgcgagtagctcggcTCGCGTACATCCCTAATATAGCCTAGTCAATTAGCTACACTCGGCTCATCCCATTCCACAATGTTTTTCTCATAATGAGAATAGAGTATATGTGTTCTAACTTCTAATTGCATTTTGCTCCATAATCTATACGTCTCAAACTTTGGATACCTTTTATCTATCTATATAACTTCTTTATTAAAATTATTAACTAGAGTTTGACCCCTTTTCTGTtttaacatttatatatatatagttattCAGTAGATAGAAAGTGTGTAGCAGCTATTAGCCGTTGTTAAGAAGGATGGCAACAGTGGAGGTTTGGAGAGGAAACCTTCTCTCATCTTTTACCTCGTCTTTCAAAAGTTTCACCTATCCTCTGTCCCATACCCTGTTAACTCCACCCCACTCCACTCTACTGCTCCCATGGATGCCCCAGTCCTCTAGGCtaccatttttaattttttatttgactttatttttATGTACGCACAATATTAATAATGAATTTATCAACCattctttcaaattttaaaccaaaatttcatggttaaataagtttaaaattattttgatCTTTGATTTTACACAATCTAGATCGATTTTTTTTATAACCAACATGCcatatagaaaaagaaaaagaagtaaaataacataacaaaatTATCATTTTACCACAATTAATTAACAAGAAAGACTATATTAGTTTATTACAAGAAAATATGATACTAATCATTTCACATCAGATGTTCTTCCAAAAGTTTCCAACCCCTAACCCTTGTCCCATACCCCACTAACCCCACCCCACTCCCCGGTGGGTGACCCCACCCTCTAGGccactatttttattttttacttgaCTTTTTTTTATGTACGCACAATACTAGTAATGAATTTATCAATCGCTCTTTCAAATATTAAACCAAAAATTCATtgttaaataaaatttaaaaattattttgatctTGTGAATTCATTTCTCTATATTTGATTTTACACAATCTAAATTGATTATCATTTTTTGTAACCAACATGCcatatggaaaaagaaaaagaagtaaaacaaTATAACAAAATTATCATTTTACCACAATTAATTAACAAGAAAGACTATATTAGTTTATTACAAGAAAATATGATACTAATCATTTCATATCACatatttataattatattagattatctattttatatttaatatatatatatatatatatacatatcaaATCATGGGCAGGGATGGGGATAGGATGGTCCCTGCATCCCCACCTCCCACTCTACATTTTCCCTCGCTCTTGACCATCTAAGTATATGGGCATCCGTCCCTATTATCATCCCTATCATTAATATCTAAATCTAAATTATCTATGAAGGTAGCAAACCAAAATTAGAGGTTCACCAAGTGATTTGATCTGCATAATAGGacgttttattttttagttcCACCTCTAATCTCTATTTTTACCTACAGCAAATGCAATTTTCATTACTGATTTTCAAGTTTTCAAGCACTGTATTTCTCTGTCCTCTGCTTCCAAGAAGCAAGCCATACTTGTGTCTCatccaaaagaaaaaaccaatcGTCAATTTGTCATGTCGAACATCCAATCAATTTGTCATGTCCAACATCCAATCGGCTCTCTTCTAACGCAACAATATATGAAAGAGAATggattttccaattccaatatTCCCATCATATCTTTGTTGATTCACTTTTGTAAATCTTGATGAATGAATGCTAAATGCGGTCCAAGTGGTCAACCAAGGCTGGAGGAATATCAAAGTGGAACTAGATAACAGGGAGCCGGTGGAGAGCATAAAGGATACTAGGCACAGCAATCAACTGATGGCTACTCTAATAGAAGACATGCAGTCCATAAGTAATTTGTTTCATAAAGTGTTCTTTCTCTTTTGTTAATTTAGAAAAAGTAGGCAGTATTAAGTTGAGCTTACATGCTCTAAATATCTTTTTAGATGAAGAATGGGTGAATCCTAAACTTAGGTGCTAGGCACCAATGATTTTTGTAGGACAGTTGTCCTTTTAATTGGACCTTTGTCTAAAACTGTAAAGTTCACGATGATATATAAAGTTaacgtttcgacaaaaaaaaaaaaaaagaatgctgAAATTCCTTTTATGATAGCAGTTGTTCATAATCTTTCTGGTTGCTCATTAATATAAGAAATTCGTTAATCACTTAATAGGGGAATTTTCGTGCTTATCTTTGCCTATATGGAATCGCAGGATGACTAGGATATGATTTTTTAAGTGGGACTCTCTTTTTTCTCGTGGCCTATGGTATATTCAAATTGCCAAAGTTTTTGTCTTATCGTTCCTACAAACTCTCTTTCGCAATTTCACAATTTAGCTGTCCATTTTCACTGATTAGATATTTGGTAAATCCCAGACACCAAATCTAGAAATCAGATTTACTTTTACTGATTCAATATTATCACCAGACTTATTATCTTTTAGATCTCTTGTATCAATCGATTTTCATATCTATGTATTTGTGTCATATTTGATGTACTTGCTACTATTAGTGCAGATATTAGAAtaaaattattcttttttatcaaaaaacaGATGCTATCCATTTTGACCtttcaaaagaaatcaaatatagAGGAGACAATCAATAACAAGACTCGCTTGAAAGTGGCAATTCAATGTTACATAGCATGACTTACTTGAGAGTCGTGCTCAAAAAAATTTCCTTCTCAAATGTCGTTTGTTGATATCTAttgaattgaattttttttttattgaaattcCAATTTGTGTATACTAGTTAAACTAGTTGGAATTGTTAAAACCAATATGTGCATAACATGCACTAGACAGCGGAAAATTAAAGTAAGATTACATCCAACCATTGTTGCCAAGTTGCAACTGAATCCCGTACACAGAATAATACTAGAAAATGTTACTTTTAACTAAGAGAGCTTCTAACATGTGCCTAATCAGCAAGAGATCATAGAATAGATAGACTATTACAGACTATTTATAAATTAGGTTAGAGACTTTTGTTAATAtcaaattcttagtattttcttCCATCAAAGAAATCTTACCATAAATCACAATAAGAATAATATTTTCTGacttaattaattgatttgattgatgaaaATATCAATTAACAGAAATactaataaatcatcaattaatGAAAGATACCAAATAATCATTGACAAAATGTCAATAAATTAATTAGTTTATCAATCAACTTAGAACCAACAATGTGGGTCACGTATGTTTCTAATGTCTTacatgaatttcttttttttttagtaggtGAGAAGTCTTGAACCTAGACTTTTTACTTACGATCTCTTCCACCTTACCAGCTAATCTAACCCTCCTCCCAATTTCTTATGGTTGCAGAACATGGAAAATTTTactatttcttgtttttgtttgtaaaatttcagtATTCTTTTGAGTGTTTTATCCCTAATTGAATGATATCGACATCTAAGTTTCATTTACGAAAGACCATAAAGAAACTCTCATATTCGAACCTTGAGGCTTGGTTTTTACGTAGAGAAATCAGAAGAAAAGTATAGCTTTAGAGGAAAAGCGTCTTGACATCCTTTCTTTGGAGGATTTGCATCGAGAGATGTCAGGGTCTGTTCAATTACATGAAAATCTAAAACCTTATgcgttaaaaaa contains the following coding sequences:
- the LOC113711994 gene encoding agamous-like MADS-box protein AGL12 → MARGKIQMKKIENPVHRQVTFCKRRAGLLKKAKELSVLCDAEIGVVIFSAHGKLYELATKGTMQGLIDKYGKTCRGRAPAEQAKEKEPLDPKDEISKLKQEIEVLQKSLRYMSGGGAGTMTLDELDVLEKHLETWIYHIRSAKMDIMFQEIQLLKNKEGILKAANKYLQEKMDEQHSVVTDMVPLMTTATNIQYPLTIHSEIYQF